The following proteins come from a genomic window of Corallococcus sp. NCRR:
- a CDS encoding M35 family metallo-endopeptidase — MKLTCLIVAALVSIPLHAGAGEAIEIKLASKVTKFPADTPVDLAVTFTNVSKEPVRILGYQTPALDGIQADILTVALERKPVEYIGRLYRRGAPADSDYLTLKPGESISGIASLWDNYDLSVSGTYAVQFKTELLDAGMGKGTVVSNVVFLDIEGREPPLDPDDLDDEPQTKIVSGSNEKWKSCSSSQKNAVIDARQHALNYANDSYDYMVAGNPVTRYTQWFGAYDSSRYSTVRENFRKIRNAVDNETFKYYCNCNQSGAYAYVKPRQEYKIHLCPAFWPAPMTGPGSKADTLIHEVSHFRVVAQTDDVVYGTSASMSLANSNPSSAIRNADSYAFFSAATPYNPYNPCAPTVTSHTGAPLTASWDGANCHVMNVPSGLTAFVHNNAYYVNAVPGTYCPAPSGWDTANCYILPYPSWSTSYFIWSGNLYLTPGPGNACPAPSTFDGANCYVMPLPWGSAPFKWANNLYITPPPHCVIGGYDGAHCLVGTAPASRNAYLWGSAFYYGH, encoded by the coding sequence ATGAAATTGACCTGTCTCATCGTGGCCGCGCTCGTTTCAATCCCATTACACGCAGGCGCTGGGGAGGCCATTGAAATCAAGCTCGCGTCGAAGGTAACGAAGTTCCCGGCGGACACGCCCGTGGACCTCGCCGTGACCTTCACGAACGTATCGAAAGAGCCGGTGCGGATCCTCGGCTACCAGACGCCTGCCCTGGATGGCATCCAGGCGGACATCCTCACCGTCGCGCTGGAGCGCAAGCCGGTGGAGTACATCGGCCGGCTCTACAGGCGCGGCGCGCCCGCGGACAGCGATTACCTCACGCTGAAGCCGGGAGAGAGCATCTCGGGCATCGCCTCGCTCTGGGACAACTACGACCTCTCCGTCTCGGGCACCTACGCGGTCCAGTTCAAGACCGAGCTCCTGGACGCTGGAATGGGCAAGGGGACGGTGGTCTCCAACGTCGTCTTCCTCGACATCGAGGGTCGCGAGCCGCCCCTGGATCCGGACGACCTGGACGACGAACCGCAGACCAAGATCGTCAGTGGCAGCAACGAGAAGTGGAAGTCGTGCAGCAGCTCGCAGAAGAACGCGGTGATCGACGCCCGGCAGCACGCCCTCAACTACGCGAACGACTCCTATGACTACATGGTGGCGGGGAACCCGGTGACCCGCTACACCCAGTGGTTTGGCGCCTACGACAGCTCTCGTTACAGCACCGTCCGTGAGAACTTCCGGAAGATTCGCAACGCGGTGGACAACGAGACGTTCAAGTATTACTGCAATTGCAACCAGAGTGGCGCCTACGCCTACGTCAAGCCCCGGCAGGAATACAAGATCCACCTGTGCCCGGCGTTCTGGCCCGCGCCCATGACGGGCCCGGGTTCCAAGGCAGACACCCTGATTCATGAAGTCAGCCATTTCCGGGTCGTGGCGCAGACGGATGACGTCGTGTACGGCACCTCCGCCAGCATGTCGCTCGCGAACTCCAATCCCAGCAGCGCCATCCGCAACGCGGACTCGTACGCGTTCTTCTCCGCGGCCACGCCCTACAACCCCTACAACCCCTGCGCGCCGACCGTCACGTCGCACACGGGCGCGCCCCTCACCGCGAGCTGGGATGGAGCGAACTGCCACGTGATGAACGTGCCCTCCGGGCTGACGGCGTTCGTCCACAACAACGCCTACTACGTCAACGCGGTCCCCGGCACGTATTGCCCGGCGCCTTCCGGCTGGGACACGGCGAACTGCTACATCCTCCCCTACCCCTCCTGGAGCACCAGCTACTTCATCTGGTCGGGGAACCTCTACCTGACGCCCGGCCCCGGCAATGCGTGCCCCGCGCCGTCGACGTTCGACGGGGCCAACTGCTACGTCATGCCGCTGCCGTGGGGTTCGGCGCCGTTCAAGTGGGCGAACAACCTCTACATCACGCCGCCGCCCCACTGCGTCATCGGCGGCTATGACGGTGCGCACTGTCTGGTGGGCACGGCTCCCGCCAGCCGGAACGCCTACCTCTGGGGCTCGGCCTTCTATTACGGCCACTGA
- a CDS encoding ATP-binding protein: protein MDIRTQSALLASIIGLALGVSMLLRPGRPRVLTLYSVFTLTVAGYYLSLFFHSIFPPQDYPWVSRIALGATVLVVSLVPGAAVAFFLEFLGVSKGAHQVGRRLALLSGVLGLTVAVTPLADKPWARLALGAWVLGTLFTSVSLLVHRVRTTESRIEQFRLAYLAIGAGAAVLFNGLDFLSRNDIPFPTLGPVFATLYLFFLAQTLLRLRLMDLHELLGKIASQTVLAIILASVFTVLTAWVDENTSLFVFNTVVAAFVILILLDPLRTKVEEMVVRIFFRERFALLGTLSTLRVRMASVIEISELANVVLDALHETGRVTHASVYLMAEDRPGYRLLDSRGPLPVALLDTAAARGVLFAVASGQKAVLLENIERRISVMRVQAVEGKRFRDELKRLNDTRAALLQMKAGISVPLMGNDRVIGFLNLWDERVPEAYASDEIALILEVSERMATVLENSKLYEKIRERDRLAALGEMAAGLAHEIRNPLGAIKGAAQCLDPKKLPGEDGEFLDVIVEEVNRLNGVVTAFLDYSRPLKQSFGPTDLNEVVTRTMRLIQNDMPPTAELAVELDLRLPRAEGDAEQLKQVLINLVQNAVQALGPQPGRITVRTEKPERFGDLRSAGGEFVEVRVSDNGPGIPADQQPHIFVPFFTTKQKGTGLGLAICQRIVKNHGGSISVQSKVSEGTTFIIRLPALPSEPVEGALPDGTPVPPTRPSQPALPVPEELREPTPAPKTPEPKPKKEKRRRAG from the coding sequence ATGGATATCCGCACCCAAAGCGCACTGCTCGCTTCCATCATCGGTCTGGCGCTGGGCGTGTCCATGTTGTTGCGCCCCGGACGGCCCCGGGTCCTCACGCTCTACTCCGTCTTCACCCTGACGGTCGCCGGGTACTACCTCAGCCTCTTCTTCCACAGCATCTTCCCCCCTCAGGACTACCCCTGGGTGTCCCGCATCGCCCTCGGGGCGACGGTGCTCGTCGTCTCCCTGGTGCCCGGGGCGGCGGTCGCCTTCTTCCTTGAGTTCCTGGGGGTCAGCAAGGGAGCGCATCAGGTCGGCCGGCGGCTCGCCCTCCTGTCCGGCGTGCTGGGCCTGACGGTCGCCGTTACACCGTTGGCGGACAAACCGTGGGCCCGTCTGGCGCTGGGCGCCTGGGTGCTGGGCACGTTGTTCACTTCCGTGTCCTTGCTGGTCCACCGGGTGCGCACGACGGAGTCGCGCATCGAGCAGTTCCGGCTGGCGTACCTGGCCATTGGCGCGGGCGCGGCGGTGCTGTTCAACGGGCTGGACTTCCTGTCGCGCAACGACATCCCGTTCCCCACGCTGGGCCCCGTCTTCGCGACGCTCTACCTGTTCTTCCTCGCGCAGACGCTCTTGCGGCTGCGGCTGATGGACCTGCACGAGCTGCTGGGGAAGATCGCCTCGCAGACGGTGCTGGCCATCATCCTGGCGTCGGTGTTCACGGTGCTGACGGCGTGGGTGGACGAGAACACGTCGCTCTTCGTCTTCAACACGGTGGTGGCCGCGTTCGTCATCCTCATCCTGTTGGATCCGCTGCGCACCAAGGTGGAGGAGATGGTGGTGCGCATCTTCTTCCGCGAGCGCTTCGCGCTGCTGGGCACGCTGAGCACCCTGCGCGTGCGCATGGCGTCCGTCATCGAAATCTCCGAGCTGGCGAACGTGGTGCTGGACGCGCTGCACGAGACGGGGCGCGTGACGCACGCGTCGGTGTACCTGATGGCGGAGGACCGGCCGGGCTACCGGCTCCTGGACTCGCGCGGGCCCCTGCCGGTGGCGCTCCTGGACACGGCGGCCGCGCGCGGCGTGCTCTTCGCGGTGGCCAGCGGGCAGAAGGCGGTGCTGCTGGAGAACATCGAGCGGCGCATCTCCGTGATGCGGGTGCAGGCCGTGGAGGGCAAGCGCTTCCGGGACGAGCTGAAGCGGCTCAACGACACGCGCGCCGCGCTGCTCCAGATGAAGGCCGGCATCAGCGTGCCGCTGATGGGCAATGACCGCGTCATCGGCTTCCTGAACCTGTGGGACGAACGGGTGCCGGAGGCGTACGCGTCGGATGAGATCGCGCTCATCCTGGAGGTCTCCGAGCGGATGGCGACGGTGCTGGAGAACTCCAAGCTGTACGAGAAGATCCGCGAGCGCGACCGCCTGGCGGCGCTGGGTGAGATGGCGGCGGGCCTGGCGCATGAAATCCGCAACCCGCTGGGCGCCATCAAGGGCGCGGCGCAGTGCCTGGACCCGAAGAAGCTGCCGGGCGAGGACGGCGAGTTCCTGGACGTCATCGTGGAAGAGGTGAACCGGCTCAACGGCGTGGTGACGGCGTTCCTGGACTACTCGCGTCCGCTGAAGCAGAGCTTCGGGCCCACCGACCTCAACGAGGTGGTGACGCGCACGATGCGGCTCATCCAGAACGACATGCCGCCCACGGCGGAGCTGGCGGTGGAGCTGGACCTGCGCCTGCCGCGCGCGGAAGGCGACGCGGAGCAGCTCAAGCAGGTGTTGATCAACCTGGTGCAGAACGCGGTGCAGGCGCTGGGGCCGCAGCCGGGCCGCATCACGGTGCGCACGGAGAAGCCAGAGCGCTTCGGCGACCTGCGCAGCGCGGGCGGCGAGTTCGTGGAGGTGCGCGTCTCCGACAACGGCCCGGGCATCCCGGCGGATCAGCAGCCGCACATCTTCGTGCCCTTCTTCACCACGAAGCAGAAGGGCACCGGCCTGGGGCTCGCCATCTGCCAGCGCATCGTGAAGAACCACGGCGGCAGCATCAGCGTGCAGAGCAAGGTGAGCGAAGGCACCACGTTCATCATCCGCCTGCCGGCGCTCCCCTCCGAGCCGGTGGAGGGCGCCCTGCCGGACGGCACGCCCGTGCCGCCCACGCGCCCCTCCCAGCCCGCCCTCCCCGTCCCGGAGGAGCTGCGCGAACCCACGCCGGCCCCGAAGACGCCCGAGCCCAAGCCGAAGAAGGAGAAGCGCCGCCGCGCGGGCTGA
- the gspC gene encoding type II secretion system protein GspC, translating to MNRELQRPIQGLFVLLVFACALTAALIVNQVTSAFVMPGIRDTWAAAPAPSDVPPATPLDGAQLARLTGLSANTGVEVPPEPPPDVRRSTLGIRLLGTLVAQDPHWSMASIHELPAGSARSLMISDTIQGARVFAIERERILLLVDGRLEYVDGSGSGTPALVNVQPGAPGLGHGIRETGPDTYSVPREDVTEALTHLNELSMQARVVPAFKDGRPVGFKLFSIRENSFYSRLGLRNGDVLQRINGLDLDSPDKALGAFTKLRDARRIELRIERGGVPMQKTFDVQ from the coding sequence GTGAACCGTGAGCTGCAGCGGCCCATCCAGGGCCTGTTCGTCCTGCTTGTCTTTGCGTGTGCCCTGACGGCCGCGCTCATCGTGAATCAGGTGACCAGCGCCTTCGTGATGCCAGGCATCCGGGACACCTGGGCCGCGGCTCCGGCGCCATCGGACGTCCCTCCCGCCACGCCTCTGGATGGGGCGCAACTGGCGAGGCTGACGGGGCTCTCAGCCAACACCGGCGTGGAGGTGCCTCCAGAGCCGCCGCCGGACGTCCGCCGGAGCACGCTGGGCATCCGGCTGCTGGGCACGCTGGTGGCGCAGGATCCGCATTGGTCCATGGCCTCCATCCATGAGCTCCCGGCTGGCAGTGCGCGCAGCCTGATGATCAGCGACACCATCCAGGGCGCCCGTGTCTTCGCCATCGAGCGGGAGCGCATCCTGCTGCTGGTGGATGGACGGCTCGAATACGTCGACGGCTCCGGGAGCGGAACGCCCGCCCTGGTGAACGTCCAGCCAGGGGCTCCCGGCCTGGGCCACGGCATCCGGGAGACGGGCCCGGACACCTACTCCGTGCCGCGCGAGGACGTCACCGAAGCGCTCACGCATCTGAACGAGCTGTCCATGCAGGCCCGCGTGGTCCCCGCCTTCAAGGACGGCCGCCCCGTGGGCTTCAAGCTGTTCTCCATCCGGGAGAATTCCTTCTACTCCCGGCTGGGGCTGCGCAACGGAGATGTGCTCCAGCGCATCAACGGCCTGGACCTGGACAGCCCCGACAAGGCGCTGGGGGCCTTCACGAAGCTCCGAGACGCCCGGCGCATCGAGCTGCGAATCGAGCGCGGTGGCGTCCCGATGCAGAAGACCTTCGACGTCCAGTAG
- a CDS encoding TFIIB-type zinc ribbon-containing protein: MQACPYCQTTMRNTYARGLVRDECGACGAAWFEEEMLARVVGGPTLTAVFEQAKGKPGRCKGCEAALQYVPGCPSCGKQAPTCPTCGSAPLPVVDLRDVTVDVCTKCRGVALDGEELGRLQKAAEPEARPEPRPIAADFEHEYDPKRSLSLLPKVRVGDEPACVTCGRRMDVRYGFVWEERLYCGSCAPEGSAPYTDELTKAQPSETYGRRARHLNNSAAESAVVWLLSKIFK; the protein is encoded by the coding sequence ATGCAGGCGTGCCCCTACTGCCAGACGACGATGCGCAACACCTACGCCCGGGGGCTGGTGCGCGACGAGTGCGGCGCCTGCGGGGCCGCCTGGTTCGAGGAGGAGATGCTGGCGCGCGTCGTCGGCGGGCCCACGCTGACGGCCGTCTTCGAGCAGGCGAAGGGCAAGCCCGGGCGGTGCAAGGGCTGTGAGGCCGCGCTCCAGTACGTCCCGGGCTGTCCCTCCTGCGGGAAGCAGGCGCCCACCTGCCCCACCTGCGGCAGCGCGCCGCTGCCCGTGGTGGACCTGCGGGACGTGACGGTGGACGTCTGCACGAAGTGCCGGGGCGTGGCCTTGGACGGGGAGGAGCTGGGCCGGCTCCAGAAGGCCGCGGAGCCGGAAGCCCGCCCCGAGCCGCGGCCCATCGCCGCCGACTTCGAGCACGAGTACGACCCGAAGCGCAGCCTGAGCCTGTTGCCCAAGGTGCGCGTGGGTGACGAGCCCGCCTGCGTGACGTGTGGCCGGCGGATGGACGTGCGCTACGGCTTCGTCTGGGAGGAGCGGCTGTACTGCGGAAGCTGCGCGCCGGAAGGCTCCGCGCCGTACACGGACGAGCTGACCAAGGCCCAGCCCAGCGAGACCTACGGCCGCCGCGCCCGGCACCTCAACAACAGCGCCGCGGAGTCCGCCGTCGTGTGGCTCCTGTCGAAGATCTTCAAATAG